Sequence from the Castanea sativa cultivar Marrone di Chiusa Pesio chromosome 12, ASM4071231v1 genome:
CTAGAATATTAATAAACATTTTGTTTAGGGAACGTCAAACTTAATTTAATCAAGATTTGATTAGAgctaaattgttttatttaaaatgacCGCTTCTAATTTATCTACACTGATATGGTTTAGTATCTTTTTGAAACATCTTAAAGTATGAAgataattctaaaacaaaagtgCAAGGAGGTTGAGAaccatatatataattgaatctaaaaaaaaaaaaagttcaaacaaATTACATGGTAGATTATTGtttcaataatatttattttagtaaaTAAAACTTATCTCATATGATTTATTCAACattaaacaattatttatttttagaaagggCAATGGTGAGCGAAAGGGAGGGTGGTGTTCCAATTTTGTGGTACTCTATATTTGTAGTTGGAAGTATTGAAGCAAAATTATGACACAAGGATTACATTATCATTTGATTATTACTTGAAACCGTTCACAATCACACTCAACCTTTTTAGTTTTCCTTATAATCATGTGGTAAGTTAGTGGCATAGAAGAATCAACATACTACAAAAGATACaatcattttcacatttaattttacaatttgttgACCTGTGTAATTATAAGTTGTTCATAAAAAGTAGTGAGTCGTATAAGCCATTATTGGGCGAAAATTGACAGCTATTCACAATTCGCACAAGTCATGAAATTGGGCATGCGATTGAGCCGTGCCTCTTGAATTATTCCAgaagaaattcaaattctgaTATTGGGTTGAACTAATCAAGAACTGGGCCGGGCTATCCAACCTTAACAATAGAAAAATGGGCTCCtgaacccaaataaaaattgggtTACTGGGTAAATCCGGCCCACTGAACCCATAAGATATAAACCACCATTTTTACTAGGGcattttctctagggttttcaGCGCTCGAGCTCCTCTATATCTCTGTCGCTGCTGCTCCGTCAATAACTGAGAGCTCGTATTTTCTTCGCTTCGCAACcatggtctctctctctttctgaaTCTgtatatgtgtttgtgtgtgtatttagGCGTGTCAATATACTAATGTTTCgttttgttcaattttcagATTATTTCAGAGAAGAATCGCAGAGAGATCTGCAAGTACCTCTTCCAAGGTGTCTATCTCTAttcaattttagtttattgttttattgttcGGTTTTTGTGAATTGGGTCACTTAGGAAACTGAGGAAAATGAAAGATTAAtgaataatttagaaaattttgacttctgtgattaactttgtttttgtttattgaaatactaaatagaaaaaccaaaagcctcaattcaattttttaagcaAGAAactgtggtgggttattgttcTAATTTTGATGTAGatatttagttttgatttttaatgtgaaaaataGAGAGCCATTGAAGTCAGtgattattaattttcatttttgtcatcatttttttaaggaagcATCAGAGAGAATAAGAATTAATAATGTTACATATTTGGATTTGGTTTGGTTGGGGGGGTTTGTTTAAGTTCTTTGCTTTATTGGtatcaaattacaaaaactttgtATTTCTAATGGGCTTTCtggttttgcttttttttttttcctattgaTTGAGTTGTGTGAATCTGCTTTTGCAtattttgatacattttttttattactgcAGAGGGAGTCTGCTATGCAAAGAAGGATTACAATCTAGCAAAACACCCAGAGATTGATGTCCCAAATCTGCAGGCAATTAAGCTCATGCAAAGCTTTAAATCCAAGGGTTATGTGCGTGAGACTTTTGCTTGGATGCACTATTACTGGTACCTCACCAATGATGGAATTGAGCATTTGAGGACTTACCTCAATCTTCCATCTGAAATCGTGCCTGCCACCTTGAAGAAATCCGCCAAACCTCCTGGCAGACCGTTTGGTGGCCCACAGGGTGACCGTCCACGGTAATATAAGATATCTTGTATATTTGGTTTCCTGGATTATGTTATTAAGGTCCTTTTACTTTTGTTTGTATGTTGATATGTTCATACATATAACtattgtgtttaatattttcaattgtttgaatTTCTAGTGGCCCACCTCGCTTTGAAGGAGGTTCAAGGTTTGGAGATCGTGATGGGTATCGTGGAGGTCCTCGTGGTCCTCCAGGTGAATTTGGTGGTGAGAAGGGAGGAGCTCCACCGGATTTCCAGCCCTCTTACAGGGTAATTATACTTTTTAATGGACTTTAGTTTGTTTAAATTGTTATTGTGAATTATACTATGCTTGAATTACATAATTAGATAATGGCTCCCCTTAAAGTTGTAACTGCTCTAGtcaagaatataaaaaacagttttcaattgttttatGTGCTTTGTAATCTTTCTGCTTCTGATTTTCCAAATGAACTTAATGTTTTGTtcatgttaaattttatatacttaATTTCAAGGCCTTGAATGGGCAGTGTTTACTAAGCAATCTTCTCCACTTCACGGATTGGACTTTTTAGAAATTTGTGCAAATATTTATTCAGGTTTTCTTTTGACACTTCCTTCAAATACTTCCCATGTACTAGGTTGGCAACcctttttactctttttttgaattacaaatatttatccggaaaaaatataataacttACCAACGTTTTGAGTTAGTTTAATGAAACCACACTCCTTAGAATAAACTGTTTGGCATCAAGAACTTACAGTAAAGGGCATGATATTACactcttatttaaaaattactGCTTCTGAATTCCTAAATTTTCAATGCTAGCAATGCAGGTCTTTTACATTTTAGATGATCAGAAGAACTCTTTCCATGTTAGATGCGTCCATGTTATCATTAAAACTATATGCTAttatgataatttattttttcagatTCTTTTAGGTTTCTAGCTAGTTGGGATCTATTGAGTTGAGCTGAGCTGTAGTTGTGATGTGAAATTTTTATGGATTGCATTTAATTTCATGCAGTCTCTTTTGTATTCTCAAAAATATTGCTAGTTATTGAGTGATATTGATTGTTGAGGATCCACAGCCAACCCTAAAATAGGGATTAAGATCCCCTGCCATTGCATCATCCAATCTCCTCCCATTTTTTTAGATGTAACACACGTGGCatcttaaaattcaaataaatgcCATGTGTCTTGCGTCTGGTTGAAACTGGAGGGAATTGGAGGATTAAGCTATTTATTATCAACTATATAATATTTTACCCTTGAGCTCTATCTCTCACCTCCTCCTTTTGTAAGAGGAAGGTGGTGAGGGTggggttgtgggttcaagataCATCAGGCGCATGCATACCAGTAAAAGAGCAATGCAGGTGCATCCTGATGTTCCAATTGCTGCGTGTTAAATCACACAATTTTCAGGCAGTTCTATCATAATTATACATATCAACTAgtggttgaaaattttgtattttatcatTGTACAAAGTTGCTGTGAAATTGTTTTGTTGATTAACATGTATGGTTTATGATATTGagctacatttttattttacaatattaatGTACGCTCAAATACAGACACTTGGGCATTTTTTTCTTGCATAATTTTTGGCACACGCGCATAGCTGGTAGGTATTAGAGCCCAAAGTGTAAACCTTTGAGTTGTTGCAATGTGAGTTCTAGACTCTAGAGAATGGTGCTTGTTTGGGTTCAAGTGTATTGTGTGTTTAGCATGTTAAGAACTGCTCCTACCTTTATTAATCATTTctgtttatattaattattttacttgCTCTTTGATATTTCAGGGCCCTGGTGGAAGGCCTGGCTTTGgtcgtggtggtggtggtagctTCGGTGCACCACCTAGCTCTAGTTTTGCTTgaaaagatgatttttcttcaaAGTTTTTGGTTCTCTAAACTAGAATTTAAGAACCGTTCTAGTGTAGTTGCCAAATTTGAGTAGTGTATTTTGATTTTGCAGTATGATGTTGGGATTATGATGAAGATCTATATAAGTTGAGTTCAATTACTAGCATTTTCTAATTTGGTTGCTGCGCAAATGTCCTTCAACATTTCTGTTAGTACAcgtgaaagaaaaatatatctatgatttgcattttatttcatcGTTTAGGGTTGAAACCTGAAGCATTACAAATTTGTCTTCTCCTTAAGCTTCCAAGGGGATGCTGCATTTACAGTCCATATGGGCATAGAGATTAGAGAGTGACTTCTTGCATATTAGAAGGTTGCCATATTGTACTTGTAGCTTAATGTGAGTTTGGATTGTGTTCCAAACTCATCACGTTTGGCGTTTGCATTCAGCAGCTCAGTCTCTTGCACTGTTTATGGGACACagaaaaacacaaattattcatcatttaaaattgttCATGGGACCCATGGGCACTATTCATTActtaaaaattattctattacaATGTTGTCAACAATAAgattttagttttcagcaataagtagTATTCAAATATATTCTTAACAACCACTGGAGTTAGTTTAAAACTATGAAACTTTGCTTGCTTCAGATGAAAAAGTAGaagtataaaaaatagtaaGAGAATAGAAAAAGTAGAAGTACAAAAAATAGTAAGAGAATAGAAAAGTagaaagataaaaggaaaaaaaaaaattaattttctttatttgtgatttttggaataatggaaattttttttgtttggatgaatagagatttttttttttttttagaggtttAAAGCTATGGCGTTCGCTTTTAAGAGCGTTTACAGTAAAACATCTAAAGTATTTAACTTTTAATAACttaaaatattactttatctattttaattacTTGTTTTATAATACACCCtacaataaagtttttattttaacattcaacacattaaaataatataaataccgtaataaattaatatattcaatAGGGTAAACTCTCATTACAATCCACCCAAAACAACCATCACCGGTACTACAACCTCTGTAAATCAGAATCCCCACCACCGGCCACAACCACTACAATGGCAACCACAACTCACCACAGGaaacacacacccaaaaaaaaaacccacagaCCTAGGCTCCCAGCTTCACCTTTGGCCTTCCTCTTCCAAATCACAAAACCCATCCACCTTCCTCTTTCACGACCATCACAAGATTTCAGCCACCACCAAATCCGACCCCTGAAATCAGATCCAAACGCCAACAACCCCTAAACCAACCAAAAATCTTCGATCTCAACAGTCGAAACCCACCAAACGCCAAAAGCCGATCTCAACAGCCATCGATCTCAAACACTGAAACCCAAACGCCGCTATTCACCGATCTCAACAGCCACCACACACCGTCACATTGATCTCAAACCCCACCGCATGCCCATGCCGCACACTGATTTCTTATCATTGTTGAGAGAGAGGTGAGAAAGGAAAGAGAGGTAGAGTTGTGTCTacgtgagagagagagcttcaTGTGTGtaggaataaaataatattttttcttataccATCTGGCTACAATGGGCTGTTATCTTTAGCAGCACACTGTAGCaacgaagaaaaaaatataccaACCAAACAAATTAGCCCTCTTACTGTATGGTGttttttcaatatttggttTGCTAAAATGACTAAATAGTCATTTTAGCAACCTCACTGTGATTGCTCtaatgatagctttttatcatcagtgTTTTAATGATAgtttttattatcagatcaaggtattaataagtttttggtgtaggtgagcattgaacctcaaatctctaCTTAACcatcaaaaactttaccaattgagttaattagaacTCACAGTTGAATAGAgaaatgaaaagataaaaaatgaaatttgtataaatttacttatattttcttattaaaataatgctcaattaaaaataaataaataaaggcaaacaaccaaccaaaaaaaaaatgcaatcacccaaagtttatttaaaaggaaaaatttatacccaataaaaaataagaaataaattaaaaacttaaaaagaaaaaacgtcccaaaaaaaaaagtattgtatGGTACTATAATGTATCACGGATACACACATTATcgtatataaaaaagaaaagaaaatatatatttttaaaatcaatgtCCTAttaaacccaaaagaaaaaagaaaaaaaaaaaataaacaaataaacaaacggTAGGCAAGCCACATTTACTGCCAGGTTGTggtaccccccccccccccccccaaaaaaagtaaaaagaaattgtGGGCAATTTTGTCTAAATAATTTTGCCCATTTTTCACTCCCATTTTCTCTTCAATTTGAAGAGATTGTGTTTTGGAGAAGGAAGCGAGAAAACTTTGGACTCATCaaaatctctcattttttccatcctcaaccaaacaactaaaaacatcattttctctccaattttctCCCCTTCATTTTCCATTCTCCCTAAAATTACTCAAACCAAATATATcctaagggtttgtttggttgagtGGATTTTAtggaggagagaaaaaatgagagaaaatgggGAGGTACAGAAActtattgaaatttttaatttttggtttgggGGATTTTTGAAAGGAAAACTTGTGGGACTCGGGGATCTACCAAAAtgtttctctccaaattagagAGAGAATTGAAGAGAAAACCATAACAAAACTTCTGGACCAAAATGCCCTTAAGTGTCCCTGTGTACGGTACCATGTGCACAGTACTTTGCcgttttctttctatttttgccTTTGCTTTTTagtttgaactttttttttttgggtcttctTTTTACTCATCTGTTCGGTTGGTTAGTTAATCCTACTTACCACTGTGTTTTCAttggaaaattacactttaccaccctaaattaTGCACTAGATTACATTTTGCACCATAAATTATCCGACTGTACACTTTGCACTCTAAACTATCACACTTTGCACtccaatgttatttttgctgttaTATTTAACAGAATCTTAGTGCATGTAACAATTATATGCTTCTTGCTTAGGTGGAACAAAGTTAAAAGACTAAAACACCCATCctcaaaatcaataaaaacaaaacccaatttttttcttatttttctccCTCTCTTGTGCTTGTAGCCTCTTCCAAAAATCCAGATTTTTATAAACCCTAAATCCCCAATTCAAAAATTGCTTTGGCTCCACCACCGCTCCAccatccattttttttcttatttctctccctccctccaatatttttccttgaattttTGCATTCAATgattgtaatttttgttttggttaattggttttggtttttgtgttCAGATTATTGGACGGTGTTGAAGGAGATCTGAGATTTGTGTAGGAATTCTTTGTTGGATCTGTTAGTTTTATGTTATGCGCAAAGATAGGCTGATAGTTTTGCTGGGAATTTTAATATCCAAAAAAGGATTTCTTAGAATTTCCCTGTGGATTCTTGAAGAAATTACCCATTAGTAATTACAGATAGTTTTGTACCATAATTCTcgagaattcttttttttttttcctctctgtTCCTAATAGCTGAATCTGTTTGAATTATGCTCAAGTCTGTTTGAGTTGTgttttttgtgtcaaatttagATCAAGTTGAGATGGAAAACTGTAATGGATAGTTGTAGTCTCAGCAATCTTCAATGACCACGACAAAAGAGGGTACTTTTTTAAGAAGGTTGAAAGTgctaattgtttttgttttaatttattagtcCCATATATGGctgaaaaaaattgggttttgttttaattgattttgaggAAGGGTATTTTAGTCTTTTAACTTTGTTCCACCTAAGCAAGAAGCATGTGATTGTCACATGCACCAAGACACcggggtgcaaagtgtgataaTTTAGGGTGTAAAGTGTGCAATcggatagtttagggtgcaaagtgtaatccaGTTCATAGTTTAGgatggtaaagtgtaattttcccgttttcttttgtttgtttgttttcaaactggtggttttttttttggtcaatgtGGCTTCTCTTATTTTAATCAATGTtggagttttttatttttaattgaatggtGGCTTTCAcctttataatataatatataaaaaaatataatggaaaagtatttttttatttaatgattacaaaaaaaatttatttattatatcatGTAATCTAGGCGTAGGAATAAatacaaactacattttctattttctcatttttcttttcaagcaaACATATGAGTTTTCTatccctccactttttcatCTTTCTAACGAAACGCTCtgagagaaaactaaaatattttatatcctcCAACTTTTCTATCTGCGCTCTATTTTTAATCCTTTTTAATCCTCTTATGGTTTTTAGGATCTCAATCTAGATCTTAAGAGTTTAAGATCCTATATCCCTAATTCATCTTGGATCATGTTTTGTGTGAGATTCCGATTTGGATGATCTAATTCCATAGCAAAACTAAAGATATTGCgctataaaagaaaattcaaaaattttgtaaccTTAACCTAATaaacaaaatcacaaaagaCAAAAGAGACTACTAAAGAGTAGAAGGCAATTGCAAGAAGTAAAGAAACCCAATGGTGACACCATTGTGAGAGAGACCATCATTGACgaaggtgattttttttgtgtgggtaaTTCTGCTAACAATGACGAGAATGTTATTTGTAATGATCAACTGTACTTTGAGGAACCCATCTAAGATAACCAAAACTTTGGTCTTAATGACTAAGTGTGTTTGTGATGTTGTTTGaaccatttttatttgttttgtgttaTTTATGTGAGACATTAGGTATTGACATTGTTATTTACGTTGAGTTGTTTATGTGAGACTGTAGGAGGAGAAATATTAGTTTGGCCAATTATAATAGGCCATGTCAAAATTTAGTgacaaattccaaatttttgtatcattaaattaattaaatcaaatgatgacatgtgtcatccaaGATGATATCACATtggcaaattaaaatttatcacTTGTCATTTGGCCtacaaaataaagataaattttgtaTTCATAATTGATGGATAATTacctttataaaaataaataaataaaatagagataattaaataacaattaacaaattatagtaggactttttgttgattattatctttatcaaaataaaatatttatcgAAATAGCTAAACAGAGTTTATTACTTATTTTCAAGGAGATCAATTCGAAGTGAGACTTATCCTTTCTCATTCcaccaaaatttcaagatgtCAAAGTTTTGGAAAAATTCTGCCTCAATTTAATCATTCTTATAGGAGTTGAATTTCAattggaatcaagctcaaaagcctccataGACTTCAAAAAGtcctaaataattaaattttaacgGATCAAGCCTCTAAAGTCCTAAAGAAATTCAACCCAAAATCCTTCAAATTTAAAGAATCTTCAAAGAACAGCAAATCTCTAACAAGCTCAAAGCTAGAATTCGTTGATTGTTTGATCAATCTTCTGACCAAAGTGAAGAAGATTTCGTGTTCGAGTCAAGATTATAAAGTAGATAGAATCAGAAGATTACTCTTTtgtaaaaagaatcaaaattggaGAATTGTATTCACTTAGAACTTGGTATTTGTAATTTGGTATTtggtattttgtattttattagtaatttcattaatttgtatCAAAGTATATTTATTTGTATCATTCACTTGGCGAAGTGGGTCAAAACTCCCAATGCTCAAAACTAGAGACATAAAGAATAAGACTTTTAATAAGAAAAGGAATATGGTAAGGAGGAATATAGCAAGGAAGGGAAATTAAGGTAGCTAAGCTACTAATACGAGGGAGCAATCGAATGCCCTTGTGCTGATCCTACGATCCGATCACTGAACCCTTTCATCGATCCTGTCCAAATGTCCTTGTTTTTCCGTATTgatatactttttctttatgATGTGTCTTTTATGGTTATATCTGTGCTTTGAACCTTATATCCCCTCTACAGCTAACTCTGAATAATTTGCATAAGGGTGTAAAAGCGACTTCTAAATTTGCATAAAGGTCTCACCTTATGTTTCCTTTCCTCTAAAACTATTTACTTTCATAAGTTAACCCTGAATAATTTGCATAAATGTGTGGAGTACTTCTCGTAGTATTCTACCGACTCAACTTAAATTCGCATAAAGGGGTGGAGTACTTCTTATAGTCTTTTACAGACGCATGCACCTTCATCGCCTTAATGCCCATTACAATAGCTTCATCCATGTACTTTAGCATTTTCATGTTCTTATGTTCTCAATATCGAGAATTAAAAAAGATGCAGCTCCTTCAAAACTTGCAGTTCCTTCGTAGTCATGATTCTTTTACAACAGTCTCAGAACTTGGTATTCTTGGTAGTTAGTCTCCATCAGATTGTCCTTGCCTAGTTATTCAGCAAATATATCTAGTGTAGTATACAGAAAGCCCTCTAAATCATTTTGTAATTCAACCGCAATTTGCATAGCTTTGATTAACTTACAATGCCATGTGCGGAGAATTTTGttagttttctccaatatttcaatattttttcttgtaaaaaattttaatgtttagtattctattttatagaaaaaatagaaagacaatAAGACTGGTGTATTGATTTAATCATACTATatgagtttaaaattttgaaaattgcatgatattGTGACTGATATAGATAGACTTGTATCATGCTtactaaaaaatgcaaatatcattttgataaataaataaataaataaatatatatatatatatatatatatatatatatatattctacaataattttttttacattcttaattgtgtgttattaaatttatttatttttcttttgttggtaaTTGTTTCCATGGTTACAAGATTAAGAATATTTTAGCAAGAGTACCATATTTCTAATCAATTGTTTATCATATAAATCTTAGTAAATTaacattaaaatttcattatacttAATTAGTTAATGTaccacttaaaataattaatatagaaATTTATATGTATTTATCATATTAGTAAATATCAATCACATAGAATATATACTACAATTTTggttccatatatatatatatatatatatatatatatatatatatttatgtacgTATGCATGTCTGTATAATGTCACTAAATGAAGTTAGGAAATCCAAATGGTTATGACTAATTTTTagtgaattcacaaatatttaattctttatggTTTTTGTGTCAATTGTTGTCAAAGAAACTAAACATGAGAAAGCATGTCATATTATAAAtcaattattatcattattataaataaaaatattttcttatataatatttataaaaataataatttaaattcctataatataaataatttatgcataactatatataattagtGTAAGAGCCACAGAATCAAACagcccaagcccacttagaacaGTGACTTGTACAGCTCAACCTTGgcccaaatcaataaatttatcagagagagaaacaaacaaCAAGAGGGGGCTTTGCCCAAGGatgaaaataaggaagaaagagtTAATGGTCACGAATAGATGAATTAATCTCAATATAAGTTGACCCGAGGAGACCAAAGTTACACAAAAAATGATACTGTTCACTCTCTTCTCTCAGTGTTCTTCctgtttctttttctattttttatacttgtgTCTCAATCCCCTCTCTGAAAACCCAATTCTTTCTTATATACTCCTTCCTCCTTCGCATCCTGACCTCTTATCTTTACCTAACAAATCTCTTCTCATGACACTTGTCCCTTTTTGCATTCAAAGAAGGTGGTAGAATTAGTCTGCTTAACTGTGACTTACATTGTTCATGTCATTTCCTCATCAATGCAGTTGATAAAGTTGTTGCCCACCACTTAATGTGAAGGCAACAATCTACTCCAAACTAGAAACTTTCCttattatcattgattctctctcttCAGACCCTTCTTCCACCTGGAATGCCTCAAAGTCCTTTGTCTCATCCCTTCCTCTCCTCGGGCAACTTTCCTTCTTAAGCCCATGATATCCCCAATCCAGTACTGCAACTCTTCAACTTCACCTTTGGTCCTCGAGCACCCACAATAGCCTCCTAAAACTTTTGCTATTAACCATGAGGTAAAAGCGTAGTTTTAGTTATACAAGCAAATTACACACGTGCCACATGCGTTCCCACGTGGAAATGTCCTTTCACCTATCTCCAGCACACTCCTGACGCTTTGGTCTCCACGATTTCACATTTATAACGTTAGGCGGCTGCTTGTCTCCCCACGTTCTACGACTCAATCAAGATCATACGGTCCCCATTTTCCCTCATTTATGAGTGGAAAAATTACCGCTCATTTTTTACCTCTATATAAGGAGAGTTTAGGGTTGGCTAAAGTTCATTAACGCATTCTAGCAATTTGAGTTGAAGCAGCATCCTGGGAAGAATTTTTCCTCATCCTTACATTTCTCTCTTACACAAGTTTATTCTTTTCATACCATAAAACTCCATGGGTAGACTAAACTAGTAAATACTCCCGAGGCTAGGGCTGTTTCTAGGGCACAATATAGGATTCCCAACAGTGTTGAATCACTGGTCAAGAACAGACCTCCAGAATCCGTAGCTATTTcgatgatcgccttcatagaaggtgggatggaACTTCCCATAGGACAGGTCACTAGAGACTATCTCATGAACTATAGGGTAACCCCTACTCAATGCTCCCCAAACTTCTTTAGGATCCTCGGGTGTGTAGACATGTTAAACTGAAAAATGGGGACCAACCTTACTTGGCACGACGTAAACTAGGTATACAACTgccaaaaaagggaaaataccAAATAGTACATCAAATGTAGAGTCCCCTCTGTTAGGTTAATCTCTTGCCTACTTGATTCAAGCTAGGGTATAGTCGAGGACTTTCTCATCGTATCGGGAGACTGACATGATGGATTGCACTGTCCCACCCAAGAAGGGAAACTGGGTAAGATTCCTGAGGACCATAAATACATATGTATAACtctgaagaaattttttttttttttttactaactctCAATTTTCACTGTTTTCATTGGCAGATGAATACCATATTGCCCCAGCCAAACACTTGGTGAACTTCCCAGACCTAAACCGGATACTAAAGTCCAAGATCTTTCTACACAAGGACGGTCAACTCTGAGCCGTGCACGTCATCCTCGGATACAAGCCCTCCACCAAACGTTCCCAAAGCCCGAGGAACATTATTAAAGCCAAAGACCCTCGGTTGGCCTTAATATACGTAGCTATCTCAAGATTCCTATTATCCAAACCTCTTCCCACTGGAACTCAAGACGCCCAACTTCTAGCCCCACTAGCAGCCGGGCTCCTCTACTCTTACGAACCTCCTATTCCTTCGGACGATGAAGCCAAGGAGCCCACAATAGAACCTATCCAACAAGAAGTGACAGATAAAGACTTCGAGGTCTTCTACCAGCAAGACCCTGAGGACTCTCCTAGTACCTCTCTCTGGCATTTGCACCCCACCCAAGTCAGTTGCAACCAAGAGGTTGCCAACATCCTAGAAGGAATGGGATTCGAGGAAAAGACTCCGGACCTGCTTCCCTTGCTCACATCCCACGCCGGGGGCTCCTCTCCAGCCATAGCGGTGGTGCCCGACCACCCACTCCCGTCCCAAAGCGTGCATCTTCCGTTGATGCAGCTGACAAGAAATGGAAGAGGGCCCAAGAAGGCAAAAGCACTGAAGGTGCTAAGGAAGGAGAAGTCACTCAATCCTCCCACCAGCCCCCAACCAAAGAAGCTCGAATAG
This genomic interval carries:
- the LOC142620000 gene encoding small ribosomal subunit protein eS10z, whose amino-acid sequence is MIISEKNRREICKYLFQEGVCYAKKDYNLAKHPEIDVPNLQAIKLMQSFKSKGYVRETFAWMHYYWYLTNDGIEHLRTYLNLPSEIVPATLKKSAKPPGRPFGGPQGDRPRGPPRFEGGSRFGDRDGYRGGPRGPPGEFGGEKGGAPPDFQPSYRGPGGRPGFGRGGGGSFGAPPSSSFA